In Bacillus sp. SB49, a single window of DNA contains:
- a CDS encoding small, acid-soluble spore protein, alpha/beta type, whose product MGRKRSIMSDSFKEELAKELGFYDKVQQDGWGGITTRDAGNMVKRAIQMAEEQLADNQR is encoded by the coding sequence ATGGGACGTAAGCGAAGTATCATGTCCGATTCGTTTAAAGAGGAACTCGCGAAAGAACTTGGGTTTTACGACAAGGTGCAGCAAGATGGATGGGGTGGCATCACTACGCGTGATGCAGGTAACATGGTAAAACGAGCGATACAAATGGCAGAAGAACAGCTGGCGGACAACCAGCGGTGA
- the ispE gene encoding 4-(cytidine 5'-diphospho)-2-C-methyl-D-erythritol kinase, producing the protein MQILEKAPAKINLSLDVLYKRPDGFHEVEMVMTTVDLADRIELTLLSEPVIKVESESRFVPNDERNLAYRAAKLLQDRFKVNKGVNIFIEKNIPVAAGLAGGSSDAAAVLRGVNRMWGLGLSDDELAELGAEIGSDVSFCVYGGTALATGRGEQIRFLPAPPPCWVVLSKPTIGVSTQTVYQGLDVSQAEHPDTEAMVRALQEEDYEGICANVGNTLEGVTLKLHEEVGQIKEQMRQAGADAVLMSGSGPTVFSLVEQDARAQRIYNSLKGFCTEVYMVRMLGYRENT; encoded by the coding sequence ATGCAAATACTTGAAAAAGCTCCTGCCAAAATAAACTTGTCACTGGACGTCCTGTATAAGCGCCCGGATGGTTTTCATGAAGTGGAAATGGTCATGACAACGGTGGACCTTGCAGATCGGATTGAATTGACGCTGCTTTCCGAACCTGTCATTAAGGTCGAATCAGAGAGCCGTTTCGTCCCTAATGATGAGCGTAACCTAGCTTATCGTGCGGCGAAACTCCTCCAGGACCGGTTTAAGGTAAATAAAGGGGTTAACATATTTATTGAAAAGAATATCCCTGTCGCAGCGGGCCTTGCGGGAGGCAGCAGTGACGCCGCTGCTGTTCTGCGTGGTGTCAATCGAATGTGGGGCCTTGGGCTTTCTGACGATGAGCTGGCCGAACTCGGTGCGGAAATCGGATCAGACGTGTCGTTCTGTGTTTATGGAGGAACGGCCCTTGCTACTGGGCGAGGAGAGCAGATTCGTTTCCTGCCAGCACCGCCGCCCTGCTGGGTTGTTCTGTCGAAGCCGACCATCGGTGTCTCTACACAAACGGTCTATCAGGGTCTGGACGTTTCCCAGGCGGAACACCCTGATACGGAAGCGATGGTACGGGCGTTACAGGAAGAGGACTACGAAGGAATCTGTGCCAATGTAGGAAATACATTGGAAGGTGTGACGCTTAAGCTGCATGAGGAAGTGGGGCAGATCAAGGAGCAGATGCGCCAGGCCGGAGCGGATGCTGTGCTTATGAGTGGAAGCGGACCGACTGTGTTTTCGCTTGTAGAGCAGGATGCACGCGCCCAACGGATCTATAACAGTTTAAAAGGCTTCTGTACCGAAGTATATATGGTTCGGATGCTGGGATATAGAGAAAATACTTGA
- the purR gene encoding pur operon repressor — translation MKRSERLVAMTHFILDRPRELISLPFFSEKYEAAKSSISEDLGIINKMFQHEGIGYLETISGAAGGVKYIPAFSEEYSKTFVRELCERLQDPARLLPGGYLFMSDILGDPETTRNIGRLFASAFRDKDIDVVMTVATKGIPLAYAVASYLNVPVVIARRDPKISEGSTVSINYVSGSTRKIQTMVLTKRSLQEGSRVCIIDDFMKAGGTINGMRNLLKEFDAELAGIGVLAEAEDDEEDRVVDDYLSLVQIVNADERKFSIEVRPGNLLENI, via the coding sequence ATGAAAAGAAGTGAGCGACTAGTTGCGATGACCCATTTCATCCTTGATCGACCTCGAGAATTGATTTCCCTTCCTTTCTTCTCGGAGAAGTATGAAGCGGCAAAATCCTCGATCAGCGAAGATCTAGGTATTATTAATAAAATGTTTCAACATGAAGGGATAGGCTACCTGGAGACGATTTCGGGAGCAGCTGGCGGCGTTAAATATATCCCTGCTTTTTCAGAAGAATACAGTAAGACGTTTGTTCGTGAATTGTGCGAACGATTGCAGGATCCGGCGAGGCTTCTGCCGGGCGGATACTTATTTATGAGTGACATACTCGGTGATCCCGAGACGACAAGGAATATCGGTCGATTATTCGCTTCCGCTTTCCGGGATAAAGACATAGATGTCGTCATGACAGTGGCCACTAAGGGAATACCGCTTGCTTACGCTGTCGCTTCCTATCTTAACGTTCCTGTTGTTATAGCCAGAAGAGACCCTAAAATTTCGGAAGGGTCGACGGTAAGTATCAACTATGTTTCAGGCTCGACGCGGAAGATCCAGACGATGGTATTAACCAAGCGTTCTCTGCAGGAAGGTTCACGCGTATGTATCATTGATGACTTCATGAAAGCCGGGGGAACGATCAACGGCATGCGGAATCTCTTGAAGGAATTCGACGCAGAGCTTGCCGGCATCGGTGTATTGGCAGAAGCCGAAGACGATGAAGAGGATCGTGTCGTGGACGATTACCTTTCCTTAGTTCAAATCGTCAATGCGGATGAACGGAAATTCTCCATTGAAGTACGACCTGGGAACTTGCTGGAAAATATATAG
- the spoVG gene encoding septation regulator SpoVG, with protein sequence MEVTDVRLRRVNTDGRMRAIASITLDQEFVVHDIRVIDGNNGLFVAMPSKRTPDGEFRDIAHPINSGTRGKIQDAVLEAYHQAGEEDEAGVEFEEAGAS encoded by the coding sequence ATGGAAGTAACTGACGTGAGACTGCGACGCGTGAATACCGATGGAAGAATGCGAGCAATTGCTTCTATTACCTTGGATCAGGAGTTTGTTGTCCATGACATACGGGTGATTGATGGCAACAATGGGTTGTTTGTAGCAATGCCGAGCAAACGTACCCCGGACGGGGAGTTCAGAGACATTGCACACCCGATCAATTCCGGCACACGTGGAAAGATTCAGGACGCTGTTCTTGAAGCCTACCACCAGGCCGGTGAAGAAGACGAAGCAGGGGTGGAATTTGAAGAAGCCGGAGCTTCGTAA
- the glmU gene encoding bifunctional UDP-N-acetylglucosamine diphosphorylase/glucosamine-1-phosphate N-acetyltransferase GlmU — translation MTNRYAVVLAAGQGTRMKSKLYKVLHPVCGKPMVQHVVDQLNTLELDELITVVGFGAEKVQDQLGEDSHYVVQEKQLGTGHAVLQADDILADKQGTTVVVCGDTPLLTGETLQKLLDHHDAEGAKATILTAHAEHPHGYGRVIRGGNGQVERIVEQKDASEEEQAVQEINTGTYCFDNAMLFEALKNVSNDNVQGEYYLPDVVEIMKDRGETVSAYQTPEFSESLGVNDRVALAKAEKLMKERINEKHMRNGVSLVDPDQTYIGPDVVIGQDVVIYPGTVLEGETVIEDDAVIGPHTTIKNCHVGKETSIKQSAAADSKIGARVQIGPFAHIRPQSSLGDDVKIGNFVEVKKAQFGNGSKASHLSYIGDAEVGSGVNIGCGTITVNYDGENKFLTTIEDDAFIGCNSNLIAPVTVGKGAYVAAGSTINQDVPSEALSIARSRQTNKEGYATKMKSIKKD, via the coding sequence ATGACTAACCGTTACGCTGTTGTTCTCGCTGCTGGCCAAGGTACACGTATGAAGTCGAAACTTTATAAAGTTTTGCACCCCGTATGTGGGAAGCCTATGGTACAGCACGTTGTCGATCAATTAAATACATTGGAATTAGATGAGCTAATCACTGTTGTTGGTTTTGGAGCAGAGAAGGTTCAGGATCAACTGGGTGAGGACAGCCACTATGTCGTCCAGGAAAAACAGCTTGGCACAGGACATGCTGTACTGCAGGCAGACGATATCCTGGCAGACAAGCAGGGGACGACGGTTGTTGTCTGCGGAGATACTCCTCTTCTTACGGGGGAGACGCTCCAGAAACTGCTTGACCACCATGATGCAGAAGGGGCGAAGGCAACCATTTTGACTGCCCATGCGGAACATCCACATGGATACGGGCGCGTGATCCGTGGTGGCAACGGTCAGGTGGAGCGAATCGTCGAACAGAAGGATGCCTCGGAAGAAGAGCAGGCCGTACAGGAAATTAATACAGGAACGTATTGCTTTGATAACGCTATGCTTTTTGAAGCGCTGAAGAACGTTTCCAATGATAACGTCCAGGGAGAGTACTATCTACCGGATGTCGTGGAAATTATGAAAGACCGCGGGGAGACGGTTTCCGCTTATCAGACACCTGAATTTTCGGAGTCCCTTGGAGTAAATGACCGTGTCGCATTGGCGAAAGCAGAGAAATTAATGAAAGAACGAATTAATGAGAAGCATATGAGAAACGGGGTTTCATTGGTGGACCCTGATCAAACCTACATTGGTCCGGATGTCGTCATTGGGCAGGATGTGGTGATTTACCCTGGAACTGTGTTGGAAGGAGAGACGGTTATCGAGGATGATGCCGTTATTGGTCCACATACGACAATTAAAAATTGCCATGTCGGTAAAGAAACGAGCATTAAGCAGAGTGCTGCTGCTGACAGCAAAATCGGCGCAAGAGTCCAAATTGGACCATTTGCCCACATCCGTCCGCAGTCTTCTCTAGGCGATGATGTCAAAATCGGTAACTTCGTGGAAGTGAAGAAGGCGCAGTTCGGTAACGGCAGCAAGGCTTCTCATTTAAGCTACATCGGTGATGCGGAAGTTGGAAGTGGTGTCAACATCGGATGTGGTACAATAACAGTGAATTATGACGGAGAGAATAAGTTCTTGACGACTATTGAAGATGATGCGTTCATTGGATGTAACTCCAACTTGATTGCACCTGTCACGGTCGGCAAGGGAGCTTACGTCGCTGCCGGTTCGACGATCAATCAAGACGTCCCGTCCGAAGCGCTTTCCATCGCGCGTTCCCGCCAGACGAATAAAGAAGGCTACGCTACTAAAATGAAATCGATCAAAAAAGATTAA
- a CDS encoding ribose-phosphate diphosphokinase, with translation MATGYKDSKLKVFSLNSNPELAKEIADQIGVDLGKCSVTSFSDGEIQINIEESIRGCDVYVVQSTCEPVNQHIMELLIMIDALKRASARTINIVMPYYGYARQDRKARPREPITAKLVADLLETAGATRVLMLDLHAPQIQGFFNIPIDHLVGVPILSDYFEEKNFDDLVIVSPDHGGVTRARKMADRLKAPIAIIDKRRPRPNVAEVMNIVGNIEGKTAILIDDIIDTAGTITLAANALVENGAKEVYACCTHPVLSGPAIERIDNSKIKELVVTNTIPLVEEKSSEKIKELSVAGLISEAIIRVHERQSISILFD, from the coding sequence ATGGCAACTGGATATAAGGATTCAAAACTGAAAGTATTCTCACTAAACTCCAACCCGGAGCTGGCAAAAGAAATTGCCGACCAAATCGGAGTAGACTTAGGGAAATGTTCAGTCACAAGCTTTAGTGACGGCGAAATTCAAATCAACATCGAAGAAAGTATCCGCGGTTGTGATGTTTATGTGGTGCAATCCACGTGTGAACCGGTCAACCAACATATCATGGAACTTCTGATTATGATCGATGCACTGAAACGAGCTTCTGCAAGAACCATCAACATCGTTATGCCTTACTACGGATATGCAAGGCAGGACCGTAAAGCCCGTCCGCGTGAACCTATTACTGCGAAATTGGTTGCGGATCTGTTGGAAACAGCCGGAGCGACTCGTGTGCTGATGCTTGATCTGCATGCCCCGCAGATTCAAGGCTTCTTCAATATTCCTATCGATCACCTTGTTGGTGTGCCGATTCTTTCGGATTATTTCGAGGAGAAGAACTTTGACGACCTCGTCATCGTTTCCCCTGACCACGGTGGAGTGACCCGCGCACGCAAAATGGCCGATCGCCTGAAAGCGCCGATTGCCATTATTGATAAGCGTCGTCCTCGTCCGAACGTAGCGGAAGTGATGAATATCGTCGGAAACATCGAAGGGAAAACAGCTATTTTGATCGATGATATTATTGATACAGCCGGTACAATTACGCTTGCTGCGAACGCTCTTGTTGAGAATGGAGCGAAGGAAGTATATGCATGTTGTACGCACCCGGTGCTTTCAGGTCCTGCGATTGAGCGCATCGATAATTCCAAGATTAAAGAGCTTGTTGTTACGAACACGATTCCTTTAGTGGAAGAGAAATCCAGTGAGAAGATTAAAGAACTTTCTGTTGCCGGTTTAATTAGTGAAGCCATTATTCGTGTCCATGAACGTCAATCCATCAGCATCTTGTTTGACTGA
- a CDS encoding 50S ribosomal protein L25/general stress protein Ctc, producing the protein MAITLKANQRKDLKQSATRELRLNGNVPSVVYGKEKEPITVAVNSIELLKTVRDEGKNAIISLDIDGKDKVDVMLHEYQVDPLKDQLIHADFYIVNMSEEMDVEVPVRLEGEAAGAREGGVVQQPLYELAVRAKPADIPEEIVVDVSELNIGDSVMVSDLKESRGYEITEDDNTTIVSVTPPEEMPEEPDTDNADEEPEVINEKSEDEDGDSEEKSE; encoded by the coding sequence TTGGCTATTACTCTTAAAGCAAATCAAAGAAAAGATCTCAAACAGTCTGCTACTCGTGAACTGCGACTTAACGGCAATGTGCCGAGTGTAGTATACGGTAAAGAAAAAGAGCCGATCACGGTTGCTGTTAACAGCATAGAGTTACTTAAAACTGTGCGTGATGAAGGGAAGAACGCAATTATCTCCCTTGATATCGATGGAAAAGATAAAGTGGATGTTATGCTACATGAATATCAAGTCGATCCGTTGAAGGACCAGCTGATTCATGCAGATTTCTATATCGTTAACATGTCAGAAGAGATGGATGTAGAAGTTCCTGTCCGTCTTGAAGGGGAGGCTGCCGGCGCCAGAGAAGGCGGTGTCGTACAACAACCGCTTTATGAATTGGCGGTTCGTGCTAAACCAGCGGATATTCCGGAAGAAATCGTCGTAGACGTTTCTGAATTGAATATCGGTGACAGTGTGATGGTCAGCGACTTGAAAGAGTCCCGCGGTTATGAAATCACAGAAGATGATAATACGACAATTGTTTCCGTAACTCCACCGGAAGAAATGCCGGAAGAGCCGGATACAGATAATGCAGACGAAGAACCGGAAGTCATCAATGAGAAATCAGAAGATGAAGATGGGGATTCCGAAGAGAAATCAGAGTAA
- the pth gene encoding aminoacyl-tRNA hydrolase codes for MKCIVGLGNPGRKYEQTRHNIGFMIVDQLAEKNGWTLTQKKFNGLFTMERVDGEKVVLLKPQTYMNLSGESLRPLMEYYDMDVEDVLVVYDDLDLPPGKIRLRQKGGHGGHNGIRNIIDQLGTKEFKRLRVGVGRPNGSQTVIDHVLGDFYKEEWEAVEESIEQSVQACEAWLNQPFNEVMNDYNVK; via the coding sequence ATGAAATGTATCGTAGGCCTGGGTAATCCAGGCAGGAAATATGAACAGACACGTCATAATATCGGATTTATGATTGTCGACCAGCTGGCAGAGAAGAATGGCTGGACACTTACTCAGAAGAAATTCAACGGCCTCTTCACGATGGAACGTGTAGACGGGGAAAAGGTCGTTTTGTTGAAACCTCAAACGTATATGAACCTTTCCGGGGAGTCCCTTCGTCCATTGATGGAATATTACGATATGGATGTCGAGGATGTTTTGGTCGTTTACGATGACCTGGATCTTCCTCCCGGGAAGATCCGTTTAAGGCAGAAAGGCGGCCACGGCGGTCATAACGGTATCCGGAATATCATTGACCAGCTTGGTACGAAAGAATTTAAACGACTTCGTGTAGGAGTTGGCCGACCGAATGGGTCCCAGACTGTAATTGACCATGTGTTGGGGGATTTCTATAAGGAAGAGTGGGAGGCTGTGGAAGAGAGTATCGAACAGTCTGTCCAAGCGTGCGAAGCATGGCTCAATCAGCCTTTCAATGAAGTGATGAATGATTACAATGTGAAATGA
- a CDS encoding anti-sigma-F factor Fin family protein: MKIRYFCRHCENQVGELDAAQVDVSQLGFDLLNDTDQEQMVRMTTDGHMDIRTICDSCKESLDENPHYHELDFFIQ, from the coding sequence ATGAAAATACGTTATTTTTGTCGTCACTGCGAGAACCAAGTTGGAGAATTGGACGCTGCACAAGTGGATGTCTCCCAGTTGGGGTTTGATCTTTTAAATGACACCGACCAGGAGCAGATGGTCCGCATGACAACGGACGGGCATATGGATATACGGACGATTTGTGATTCATGCAAAGAATCATTAGACGAGAATCCACACTATCATGAGCTAGACTTTTTCATTCAGTAA
- the mfd gene encoding transcription-repair coupling factor, producing MQGIKDYLYPKDDIHSVIAGYESGMKEQMVAGLSGASRTVLISMLRESLKRPIILVTHQLIQAQQLYEDMQELTDGEQVHLYPVNELIASEIAVASPELRSQRIEALSQWLNQKSGVLIAPVAALKRIMPPKKYWEHNQLPFRVGEEVDLDEYLTRFISMGYDRTEMVASPGEFSLRGGIIDVYPLTSEHPYRIELFDTEVDSIRTFDSETQRSHDKLDSVVVGPAAELLLREEDYARSHDRLETALSQSLKKLTKSEAKETLAQVVEHDLGRLKEQERFQEMYKYIGYFYEEPVSLLDYLPKDGLVILDEMSRIQETATRLDQEEAEWHQSLLEANQTVRDLNISFDWQDTWDKIEQPRLYMSVFMRHIPNTQPQNVVNISSRQMQQFHGQMNLLKNEMDRWEKQGYSVVILAPDEKRQEKIQSVLDDYDMEAVVSKEEVKLPLVKPTIVQGNISSGFEWPMHKLAVLTENELFKKRTAKPKRKKQKMSNAERIKSYQELKVGDYIVHASHGIGKYLGIETLKMGGNHKDFLMVKYSGNDKLYVPIDQIDLIQKYVGSEGKEPKVYKLGGSEWKKVKSKVQSSVEDIADDLIQLYAEREASKGYAFSEDGEMQREFEAAFPYEETEDQIRCIEEIKKDMEQIRPMDRLLCGDVGYGKTEVAIRAAFKAIVDGKQVALLVPTTILAQQHFETLQERFQGFGINIGLMSRFRTKKQLKETSDRLRKGLVDVVVGTHRILSKDVEFKDLGLLIVDEEQRFGVKHKEKIKQLKNNVDVLTLTATPIPRTLHMSMLGVRDLSVIETPPANRFPIQTYVLEYNPIFLREAVEREMARDGQVFFLFNRVENIERMAQEISALVPEARVTFAHGQMNETELENVMFSFLEGEFDVLVSTTIIETGVDIPNVNTLIVYDADRMGLSQLYQLRGRVGRSNRVAYAYFTYQKDKVLTEVAEKRLQAIKEFTELGSGFKIAMRDLSIRGAGNLLGAQQHGYIDSVGFDMYSQMLKDAIEAKRQGKEPEAVQPFQPELDMMVDAYIPEEYIKDEKQKIDMYKQFQAIESVEDIHDLRDELIDRFGDYPEEVDNLFRVSSIRLYAKRARIEAITERKQKIELLMESEQSQQVDGAKLFEFANKYGRMVQLGTEETKLKVTISWNRKADWNKYELVEEFISKLPEMMRETTTA from the coding sequence ATGCAGGGAATAAAGGATTATTTATATCCAAAAGATGATATACATTCGGTGATAGCTGGCTATGAGTCAGGGATGAAAGAACAGATGGTTGCCGGCCTTTCCGGAGCATCGAGAACAGTGTTAATATCGATGCTGCGTGAATCGTTGAAACGGCCGATTATTCTCGTCACCCATCAGCTGATTCAAGCACAGCAGCTATATGAAGACATGCAGGAATTGACGGACGGGGAGCAGGTGCATCTGTATCCGGTTAACGAATTGATTGCATCTGAAATTGCCGTCGCAAGTCCAGAATTGCGTAGTCAGCGCATCGAGGCGCTAAGTCAGTGGTTGAATCAAAAGTCCGGTGTGTTGATTGCACCGGTAGCCGCTCTGAAACGAATCATGCCGCCGAAAAAGTATTGGGAGCATAACCAGCTCCCTTTTCGTGTTGGAGAAGAAGTGGATCTTGATGAATACTTAACCCGTTTTATCAGTATGGGTTACGACCGGACGGAAATGGTGGCAAGTCCCGGAGAATTCTCGTTAAGGGGCGGCATTATAGATGTCTACCCGCTGACATCGGAGCACCCGTATCGGATTGAGCTGTTTGATACAGAGGTCGATTCTATTCGCACGTTCGACTCAGAAACGCAGCGGTCCCATGATAAGCTTGATTCCGTTGTCGTTGGGCCAGCAGCAGAGCTTCTGTTGAGGGAAGAGGATTATGCCCGTTCCCACGATCGTTTAGAAACGGCACTGAGTCAATCGTTGAAAAAGTTGACGAAATCCGAGGCGAAAGAAACCCTTGCCCAGGTCGTGGAACATGACCTTGGTAGACTGAAGGAACAGGAACGTTTTCAGGAGATGTATAAGTATATTGGGTACTTTTATGAAGAGCCGGTAAGCTTACTGGATTATCTTCCGAAAGACGGCCTTGTCATTCTGGATGAAATGAGCAGGATTCAGGAAACAGCCACCCGTCTTGATCAGGAAGAGGCGGAATGGCATCAGAGCTTGCTGGAGGCTAATCAAACGGTGAGGGATCTGAACATATCCTTCGACTGGCAGGATACGTGGGATAAGATCGAGCAGCCTCGTCTATATATGTCTGTGTTTATGCGTCATATTCCGAATACACAGCCCCAGAATGTTGTGAACATATCCAGCAGACAGATGCAGCAGTTTCATGGTCAGATGAATTTGTTGAAGAACGAAATGGACCGATGGGAGAAGCAGGGATACTCCGTCGTTATTCTGGCGCCTGATGAGAAACGTCAGGAGAAAATCCAAAGTGTCCTGGACGATTACGACATGGAAGCCGTCGTCAGTAAAGAAGAAGTGAAGCTCCCATTAGTCAAACCGACGATTGTTCAAGGGAATATCAGCAGTGGCTTTGAGTGGCCGATGCACAAGCTTGCGGTGCTGACAGAGAATGAGTTATTCAAAAAACGTACGGCCAAGCCGAAGCGTAAGAAGCAGAAGATGTCCAATGCGGAGCGGATCAAGAGCTACCAGGAGTTAAAAGTGGGCGATTATATCGTCCATGCCAGCCACGGAATCGGGAAGTACCTTGGTATAGAAACATTGAAAATGGGGGGCAACCATAAGGACTTCCTTATGGTTAAATACTCTGGAAACGACAAATTGTATGTGCCGATTGACCAAATCGATTTGATCCAGAAGTATGTCGGTTCGGAAGGGAAAGAGCCGAAAGTTTATAAGCTTGGAGGCAGCGAGTGGAAGAAAGTCAAAAGCAAAGTCCAATCCTCTGTCGAAGACATTGCGGATGACTTGATCCAGCTGTATGCGGAGCGTGAGGCATCGAAAGGGTATGCCTTCAGTGAAGACGGGGAGATGCAGCGGGAATTTGAGGCAGCATTTCCTTATGAAGAGACGGAAGATCAAATCCGGTGTATTGAGGAAATCAAAAAGGATATGGAACAAATTCGCCCGATGGATCGTCTCCTCTGCGGGGATGTTGGTTATGGAAAAACGGAAGTTGCGATTCGTGCGGCATTTAAAGCCATTGTAGACGGCAAACAAGTAGCCTTGCTTGTACCGACTACCATACTTGCTCAACAGCACTTTGAGACGCTTCAGGAGCGCTTCCAGGGATTTGGTATTAACATTGGGCTGATGAGCCGTTTCCGTACGAAGAAGCAGCTGAAGGAGACGTCTGATCGTTTACGCAAAGGACTGGTGGACGTCGTCGTTGGTACCCACCGCATCCTTTCCAAAGATGTAGAGTTCAAAGACCTTGGTCTGTTGATTGTCGATGAAGAACAACGCTTCGGAGTCAAACACAAAGAAAAGATCAAGCAGTTGAAGAATAATGTCGATGTACTGACCCTTACAGCGACGCCGATTCCGCGTACGCTGCATATGTCTATGCTCGGCGTCAGGGATCTGTCCGTCATAGAAACCCCTCCTGCCAACCGTTTCCCGATTCAAACTTACGTCCTGGAGTACAATCCGATCTTTCTTCGTGAAGCAGTGGAACGGGAGATGGCCCGTGACGGTCAGGTGTTTTTCCTGTTTAATCGTGTGGAAAATATTGAACGGATGGCGCAGGAGATCTCCGCGCTGGTACCGGAAGCAAGAGTAACGTTCGCTCACGGGCAGATGAACGAAACCGAGCTAGAAAATGTCATGTTCTCCTTCTTGGAAGGGGAATTCGATGTGCTTGTCAGTACGACGATCATCGAAACGGGAGTGGATATACCGAACGTAAATACACTTATCGTCTACGATGCAGATCGAATGGGCCTCAGCCAGCTGTATCAGCTGCGGGGACGAGTCGGACGATCCAACCGTGTAGCGTACGCCTATTTTACGTACCAAAAAGACAAGGTCCTGACAGAAGTGGCGGAGAAGCGTCTTCAGGCGATCAAAGAATTTACAGAGCTCGGTTCCGGATTCAAAATCGCCATGCGCGATCTTTCTATCCGCGGTGCAGGTAATCTGCTCGGAGCCCAACAGCATGGATATATTGATTCTGTCGGATTCGATATGTATTCCCAAATGCTGAAGGATGCGATCGAAGCGAAACGCCAAGGGAAAGAGCCGGAAGCGGTCCAACCATTCCAGCCGGAACTGGATATGATGGTCGATGCGTATATTCCGGAAGAATACATCAAGGATGAGAAGCAGAAAATAGATATGTACAAACAATTCCAGGCGATTGAATCTGTCGAGGACATTCATGACCTCCGGGATGAATTGATTGATCGCTTCGGGGATTATCCGGAAGAGGTCGACAACTTGTTCCGCGTTTCTTCCATACGTCTGTATGCCAAACGAGCCCGGATCGAAGCCATTACAGAACGTAAGCAGAAGATTGAGTTGTTGATGGAATCCGAACAAAGTCAGCAGGTTGATGGTGCGAAGCTGTTCGAATTTGCCAACAAGTATGGGCGGATGGTTCAACTTGGCACGGAAGAAACGAAATTGAAGGTGACCATCAGCTGGAATCGAAAAGCCGATTGGAACAAATATGAATTAGTTGAAGAGTTTATCAGTAAACTGCCGGAAATGATGCGTGAAACGACTACAGCTTGA
- the spoVT gene encoding stage V sporulation protein T: protein MKATGIVRRIDDLGRVVIPKEIRRTLRIREGDPLEIFVDREGEVILKKYSPISELGDFAKEYAEALSESLESPVLICDRDEFIAVAGGVKKEYMNRSIGSKVEEIMDTRTMSFEKHPDPVEFVQGQEEDVISYIIYPIIAQGDPIGCVIAFNKEGSPMEESMTKALQTAASFLAKQME from the coding sequence ATGAAAGCAACTGGTATAGTACGCCGTATCGATGATTTAGGACGTGTAGTTATTCCGAAAGAGATCCGCCGCACATTGAGGATTCGTGAAGGGGATCCTTTAGAAATTTTCGTTGACCGTGAAGGAGAAGTTATTCTTAAGAAGTATTCGCCGATTAGTGAGCTGGGTGATTTCGCTAAGGAATATGCGGAAGCGCTGAGTGAATCGTTGGAATCTCCTGTCTTGATCTGCGACCGGGATGAGTTTATAGCCGTGGCCGGAGGCGTGAAGAAGGAGTACATGAATCGCTCGATTGGGAGTAAAGTCGAAGAAATTATGGATACCAGAACGATGTCTTTTGAAAAGCATCCGGATCCGGTTGAGTTTGTCCAAGGGCAGGAAGAAGACGTTATTTCCTACATTATTTATCCTATCATCGCCCAGGGAGACCCGATTGGATGTGTGATTGCCTTTAATAAAGAAGGATCACCAATGGAGGAAAGTATGACAAAAGCGCTGCAGACAGCTGCCAGCTTTCTGGCGAAACAAATGGAGTAG